The Hordeum vulgare subsp. vulgare chromosome 4H, MorexV3_pseudomolecules_assembly, whole genome shotgun sequence genomic interval ACCATGGAATCAAATTCTACAGCCGATACCAGCATGGTTTGACACGTTGAAACCAAGCTATTTGGAAACAATTTACCACTAGATCGAAGCAAAGTTTGTCTTTTTGAAGGAAGATTGAAGCAAAGTTTAGTTGCGATGGAGCCAAATTCGAAAAATGAAATATCTGGTCGTCTCCAGCAAACGCCCCAGCTGTTATTAGTTTCCTTGAGGCAAGATTTATGTAGTTTCCTAAAAATCCAGATTATAAATAATTACCATCCAATCGTAAACTGTAATTGTCATGTTATTATTACTATCCAATTATTACCATTTTTCCGTCGCATATAAGTTGCCGATGTGTGATATGATATGATGCAGTATATACCacgttcaaaaaaaaaaaaagttggGCTTAGATGTAAGTATATACATACGTACGAGTTAAATAAGATTCAAACCATATTAAaccgcaaaaaagaaaaaaagtgtTGGGCTTGGATACGGATTCAAATGAAATAGAATCACGATGGGGAATCAAGACTCCGATCCGATACGCGTGGAGCAACAACCCTTATATCTATATATATCTATATCCCCCGACGACAGAAAAAAAACAACTTcttgatagatagatagatcacattgacgatggcggcggcggcgcgtggTGGAGGAGAAgagaggacgacgacgaccatggACGGGACGACGGACGTGTCCGGCAAGCCGGCGGGTGGTGGAGGAGAAgagaggacgacgacgaccatggACGGGACGACGGACGTGTCCGGCAAGCCGGCGGGTGGTGGAGGAGAAGAGAGGACGCCGACGACCATGGACGGGACGATGGACGTGTCCGGCAAGCCGGCGGTGAGGAGCAAGACTGGCGGGTGGAGGGCGTGCCCCTTCATCCTGGGCAACGAGTGCTGCGAGCGGCTCGCCTACTACGGCATGAGCTCCAACCTCGTCAACTACATGATCGACCGCCTCCACCAGGgcaacgccgccgccgccaccaacgTCAACAACTGGTCCGGCACCTGCTACGTCATGCCCCTCCTCGGCGCCTTCCTGGCCGACGCCTATCTTGGTAGGTTCCGCACCATCGCCGCCTTCATGGCACTCTACATCGCCGGCCTCGCCCTCCTCACCCTCTCCGCCACCGTCCCCGCCCTCCGCCCGCCAGACTGCGCCGGCTGCCCGCCCTCCGCGGGACAGAACGCCGCCTTCTTCACCGCGCTCTACctcatcgccgtcggcacgggcgGGATCAAGCCCTGCGTCTCCTCCTTCGGCGCCGACCAGTTCGACGACGCCGACCCGCGCGAGATGCGCAGCAAGAGCTCCTTCTTCAACTGGTTCTACATGTCCATCAACGTcggcgccctcgtcgcctcctcgGTGCTCGTCTGGGTCCAGATGAACGTCGGATGGGGCTGGGGCTTTGGGatccccgccgccgccatggccgtcgccgtcgccagctTCCTCATGGGCAGCAGGCTCTACCGGTACCAGAGGCCCGGGGGCAGCCCGCTCACCAGGATGCTGCAGGTGCTGGTCGCCGCCTGCAGGAAGTCGCACGTGCCGCTCCCCGCCGACGCCTCGCTGCTGCACGAGGTGGCGTCGCCGGACGGCAAGGCGGCCATCGAGGGCAGCAGGAGGCTGGAGCACACTGAGCAGCTGAGGTGCCTCGACAGGGCGGCGGTGGTTGTGGATCCCGGCGAATCCGACGACCCGTGGAGGCTTTGCACGGTGACGCAGGTGGAGGAGCTCAAGAGCATGGTGCGGCTGCTCCCGGTGTGGGCGAGCGGCATCGTCATGTCGGCGGTCTACAGCCAGATGAGCACCATGTTCGTGCTCCAGGGAAACACGCTGGACCCGCGCATGGGCGCCACCTTCAAGAtccccgccgcctccctctccatCTTCGACACCATCGCCGTCATCGTGTGGGCGCCGGCCTACGACCGCCTCATCGTGCCCGCCGCGCGCCGGGTCACGGGCCACCCGCGAGGCTTCACGCAGCTCCAGCGCATGGGCATCGGGCTCGTCATATCCATATTCTCCATGGTGGCGGCCGGGGTGCTGGAGGTGGCCAGGCTCCGCGTGGCCGCCGGCCACGGCATGCTCGACTCCAAGGACTACCTGCCCATGTCCATCTTCTGGCAGGTGCCGCAGTACTTGATCGTGGGCGCCGCCGAGGTCTTCACCTTCGTGGGGCAGATCGAGTTCTTCTACGACCAGTCGCCGGACGCCATGAGGAGCATGGGCTCGGCGCTCTCGCTCACGTCCAACGCGCTGGGAAATTACCTGAGcacgctgctcgtggtgatcgtgACGGCCGTCTC includes:
- the LOC123450916 gene encoding protein NRT1/ PTR FAMILY 8.1-like produces the protein MDGTTDVSGKPAGGGGEERTPTTMDGTMDVSGKPAVRSKTGGWRACPFILGNECCERLAYYGMSSNLVNYMIDRLHQGNAAAATNVNNWSGTCYVMPLLGAFLADAYLGRFRTIAAFMALYIAGLALLTLSATVPALRPPDCAGCPPSAGQNAAFFTALYLIAVGTGGIKPCVSSFGADQFDDADPREMRSKSSFFNWFYMSINVGALVASSVLVWVQMNVGWGWGFGIPAAAMAVAVASFLMGSRLYRYQRPGGSPLTRMLQVLVAACRKSHVPLPADASLLHEVASPDGKAAIEGSRRLEHTEQLRCLDRAAVVVDPGESDDPWRLCTVTQVEELKSMVRLLPVWASGIVMSAVYSQMSTMFVLQGNTLDPRMGATFKIPAASLSIFDTIAVIVWAPAYDRLIVPAARRVTGHPRGFTQLQRMGIGLVISIFSMVAAGVLEVARLRVAAGHGMLDSKDYLPMSIFWQVPQYLIVGAAEVFTFVGQIEFFYDQSPDAMRSMGSALSLTSNALGNYLSTLLVVIVTAVSTRNGGIGWIPDNLNRGHLDYFYWVLAVLSALNFIVYLWIAKWYKYKQATTPASSVAIHDDTN